GCACATTACGCCGGTGACGCACACGGAAATAGTGGACGGCGCTACTGGCCCCGTCGTTCCCGGTTCGGTAGCTGTCACTGACCCTAGCGCTGTAGCTGGCCCGGGCGGCGATGCCACAACTGGCCCCGCTACGGCACCCGCCTCGAATGAGCCCTTCGTGGTCGTCGAAAAAATGCCGGAGTTCGCCGGTGGGCAGGCAGCCTTATTGCGCTACTTACAGCAACATTTGCGCTACCCCAACTCGGCGCTGGCAGCCGGCGTGGGCGGTAAGGTATTTATGAGCTTCGTGGTGGGGGCAGACGGTACTATTTCCGACGTCACGATTCTGAAAGGGCTGGGCTACGGGCTGGAAGAGGAAGCGCTGCGCGTGGTGCGCCAGATGCCAACATGGATGCCCGGCTACCAGAGCAAGCACCCGGTACCGGTGCGCTTTACCCTGCCTATCACCTTCAGCATTCAATAAGGATTACGAGGCTTAGTAGGAGAAATCAGGTTTTTGTGCCCTTTTTTGCAGGCTGATTACGCGCCCGCGCCGGACCCGAACAAATTGGGGTCCG
The genomic region above belongs to Hymenobacter sp. BRD128 and contains:
- a CDS encoding energy transducer TonB, with amino-acid sequence MSLLPAFLTDSLDDVVFEGRNQAYGAYQLRQDYQQHLASAGGYTLLFGALLFLGAAGWSRLHPATVAPLTHPVIACPIIIPKEVVIEHPKVAPASPPPARPAVTHPAPSIPTEVAKDNVPQPHITPVTHTEIVDGATGPVVPGSVAVTDPSAVAGPGGDATTGPATAPASNEPFVVVEKMPEFAGGQAALLRYLQQHLRYPNSALAAGVGGKVFMSFVVGADGTISDVTILKGLGYGLEEEALRVVRQMPTWMPGYQSKHPVPVRFTLPITFSIQ